The following proteins are encoded in a genomic region of Methylibium petroleiphilum PM1:
- a CDS encoding DNA phosphorothioation-associated putative methyltransferase yields the protein MSHVFMFPPERVDRELCRHRKAATARAADVKKGANMMLPCWNVAHGQTAWSDAAVELSGALGEASMRNGAGKRVGDDLYVHLEFVDDLADSSQRAIIRNALQRLDDGGRALANVAKINTRSQRVSLLAYPEFDDEPFPALALSWSPGRSGNSEPVLRSYVESLNPPILHRKELLVSDRHPARERWCAMTSQAEALGLFDDPLSIGFRMNWERHIAAKGYQLLGGQLAPLGNAIDDVDGRANRVGQCVQRHLTALGRSALSAPVQTLLRLGLLSREMSFFDYGCGRGDDLSTLSGEGFAAQGWDPHYAPNRPLSTAEVVNVGFVINVIEDPAERVDVLHRAFSLAQRVMSVAVMLYGPENAGKPFGDGFMTSRGTFQKYFQQAELKDYLEQALHQEAILVGPGMALVFKDKDWEQRYLAGRYRRRDVTERLLAVRPRPPKPVREQPVREIAAPRTPEPPHPLLTELWRATLDLGRYPEEAEIDRLPELIDVFGSLGRAIRKMVRSFDGAMLAKAQAARADDLLLYFAIQQFSKRPRYRQLEVRLQRDVKAFFGDYASAQAAGMELLTRAADGDALLTACREAVTSGLGWLDADKLQLHVSLVERLPIVLRAFVSCGLLVYGDLGKVDLVKVHCGSGKLTLMQFENFDAQPLPLMTRRIKVNVRRADYDLFVYGAEYPKPPLYLKGRYMHEEMAHYEEQEAFDRALEEAGVLGSAEHGPTYEQLEKSLARRRLEVKGFSLRRSTTIPSLDEACGATLSYRSFIECGETQARLRLPNTPLNPESYNALYDLAVKLLDPIVEYFGAIRLTYGFCSPGLGAHIKRRVAPDLDQHAAHELNRRGQPLCERGGAACDFIVDDENMEEVADWIVENLPFDRLYYYGKDRPIHLSYSPTELGEAIELRAGPSGRLVPRRYKSAGTPK from the coding sequence ATGAGCCATGTCTTCATGTTCCCTCCGGAGCGCGTTGATCGCGAATTGTGCCGCCATCGGAAGGCAGCCACCGCTCGTGCGGCCGACGTGAAGAAGGGCGCTAACATGATGCTGCCGTGCTGGAATGTTGCGCACGGGCAGACCGCCTGGAGCGACGCAGCGGTCGAGTTAAGCGGTGCACTTGGAGAGGCCTCGATGCGCAACGGCGCGGGGAAGCGGGTCGGCGACGACCTCTACGTCCATCTCGAGTTCGTTGACGATCTCGCGGATTCGTCGCAACGCGCGATCATTCGGAATGCGCTTCAGCGGCTCGACGATGGAGGGCGAGCGTTGGCCAACGTCGCGAAGATCAACACCCGCTCACAGCGCGTTTCACTTCTCGCCTACCCGGAGTTCGATGACGAGCCGTTTCCAGCCCTTGCTTTGAGCTGGTCCCCAGGGAGGAGCGGCAACAGCGAGCCAGTGCTACGGTCCTATGTCGAATCGCTGAACCCACCGATCCTGCACAGGAAGGAGCTGCTGGTGTCGGATCGGCATCCTGCGCGGGAACGTTGGTGCGCGATGACCTCACAGGCCGAAGCGCTCGGCTTGTTCGACGATCCGCTGTCAATCGGCTTCCGAATGAACTGGGAGCGACACATTGCGGCAAAGGGATATCAGCTGCTCGGTGGCCAGCTCGCGCCGTTGGGCAACGCCATCGACGATGTTGATGGGCGGGCGAACCGGGTAGGGCAATGTGTTCAGCGTCACCTGACCGCGCTCGGGCGGTCGGCGCTCTCGGCACCGGTCCAGACTTTGCTGCGGTTGGGTTTGCTAAGCCGCGAGATGTCATTCTTCGACTATGGCTGCGGACGAGGCGACGACCTGTCAACGCTCAGTGGCGAAGGTTTCGCTGCCCAAGGCTGGGATCCTCACTACGCGCCGAACAGGCCGCTCTCCACTGCCGAAGTGGTCAACGTCGGCTTCGTGATCAACGTCATCGAAGATCCCGCGGAGCGCGTCGACGTGCTCCACCGCGCTTTCTCCCTCGCCCAGCGCGTGATGTCCGTGGCAGTGATGCTGTACGGACCGGAGAACGCTGGAAAGCCATTCGGCGATGGCTTCATGACGTCGAGGGGCACGTTCCAGAAGTACTTTCAGCAGGCGGAACTGAAAGACTACCTCGAGCAGGCGCTGCACCAGGAGGCAATCCTTGTTGGGCCAGGCATGGCATTGGTCTTCAAGGACAAGGATTGGGAGCAGCGATACCTCGCCGGCCGATACAGACGGCGCGACGTGACGGAGCGCCTGCTTGCTGTCCGGCCGAGGCCGCCCAAGCCAGTCAGGGAGCAACCTGTCCGTGAGATCGCCGCGCCACGGACGCCTGAACCGCCACATCCACTGCTCACGGAGCTGTGGCGTGCAACCCTTGACCTGGGCCGATACCCAGAAGAGGCTGAGATTGACAGGCTGCCGGAACTCATCGACGTCTTCGGCAGCTTGGGCCGAGCCATCAGGAAGATGGTCCGCAGCTTCGATGGGGCTATGCTGGCGAAGGCGCAGGCGGCGCGCGCCGACGACTTGCTGCTCTACTTCGCGATCCAGCAGTTCAGCAAGCGCCCTCGGTATCGTCAGCTGGAGGTCCGCCTACAGCGAGACGTCAAGGCGTTCTTTGGTGACTATGCGAGTGCCCAGGCGGCCGGTATGGAACTGCTCACTCGTGCGGCTGATGGAGATGCGCTGCTCACGGCTTGCCGAGAAGCGGTGACTAGCGGGCTCGGCTGGCTGGACGCCGACAAGCTGCAGCTTCATGTCTCGCTGGTCGAGCGGCTCCCGATTGTCTTGCGCGCCTTCGTTTCGTGCGGCCTCCTGGTCTACGGTGACCTGGGCAAAGTGGATCTCGTCAAGGTGCACTGCGGCTCAGGGAAACTGACGCTGATGCAGTTCGAAAACTTCGATGCACAGCCACTGCCGCTGATGACCAGGCGCATCAAGGTGAACGTACGCCGCGCCGACTACGACCTCTTCGTGTACGGGGCCGAATACCCCAAGCCGCCTCTCTATCTCAAGGGTCGCTACATGCACGAAGAAATGGCGCACTACGAAGAGCAGGAAGCCTTCGATCGGGCACTGGAGGAAGCTGGTGTCCTGGGCAGCGCCGAACATGGACCGACCTATGAGCAGCTGGAGAAGAGCTTGGCAAGGCGCAGGCTGGAGGTCAAAGGCTTTTCCCTTCGCCGCAGCACGACCATCCCATCGCTCGACGAAGCGTGTGGCGCGACGCTTTCCTACCGCAGCTTCATCGAGTGCGGCGAAACCCAGGCGCGGCTGCGGCTGCCCAACACCCCGCTGAATCCGGAGAGCTATAACGCCTTGTACGACTTGGCCGTGAAGCTGCTCGATCCGATCGTGGAGTACTTCGGCGCGATCCGCTTGACCTATGGCTTCTGTTCCCCTGGTCTGGGCGCGCACATCAAGAGGCGGGTGGCACCCGACTTGGACCAGCATGCGGCACATGAACTGAACCGGCGCGGCCAGCCGCTTTGCGAGCGCGGTGGCGCCGCATGCGACTTCATCGTCGACGATGAGAACATGGAGGAGGTCGCCGATTGGATTGTCGAGAACCTCCCTTTCGATCGGCTCTACTACTACGGGAAGGACAGGCCGATCCACCTCAGCTATTCGCCTACCGAGTTGGGAGAGGCGATCGAGTTGCGGGCTGGACCTTCCGGCCGCCTGGTGCCCCGGCGCTACAAGTCGGCAGGAACTCCCAAGTGA
- a CDS encoding helix-turn-helix domain-containing protein, which yields MSRGKVAHESARARLARHLRGERALRGLSQEALADLALLHRTYVGSIERCERNVSLDNVERLARALNVDIADLLAAD from the coding sequence ATGTCACGGGGGAAGGTTGCACATGAATCCGCGCGCGCCCGTTTGGCGCGCCATCTACGCGGCGAGCGTGCGTTGCGTGGCCTGTCCCAGGAGGCGCTTGCTGACCTTGCCCTTCTGCACCGAACCTATGTGGGCTCGATTGAGCGCTGCGAGCGCAACGTGTCGCTTGACAACGTCGAACGACTCGCGCGGGCGTTGAATGTCGACATCGCAGATTTGCTTGCTGCCGACTGA
- a CDS encoding recombinase family protein, which translates to MQSDVPRTEGQEVPIRMRAAEYVRMSTEHQQYSTENQGDKIREYAARRGIEIVATYADEGKSGLRIDGRQALQRLIHDVENKRADFQIILVYDVSRWGRFQDADESAYYEYICRRAGIQVAYCAEQFENDGSPVSTIVKGVKRAMAGEYSRELSAKVFAGQCRLIELGFRQGGPAGYGLRRTLVDVQGAAKTELSRGEQKSLQTDRVILTPGPEEEVRIVNQIYRWFIDDGLVESEIAGRLNGMRLRTDLGREWTRATVHEVLTNEKYVGHNIYNRVSFKLKKVRVVNPPDMWIRREGAFTGIVPPDVFYTAQGIIRARARRYTDEELIERLRGLYRNRGFLSGLVINEAEGMPCAAVYAHRFGSLVRAYQLVGYTPDRDYRYVEINRQLRRMHPDLVQQIEREIANLGGSFERDPATDVLWVNREFTVSIVLARCHAVDSGHNRWKIRLDTSLAPDISVAARLDDGNQAVRDFYLLPRVDFGPSRISLAEQNTAELESYRFETLDYLYGMAARARLRVAA; encoded by the coding sequence ATGCAATCGGACGTCCCACGAACCGAAGGGCAGGAGGTGCCCATCCGCATGCGCGCGGCCGAGTACGTGCGCATGTCGACCGAGCACCAGCAGTACTCCACCGAGAACCAGGGCGACAAGATCCGCGAGTACGCCGCGCGGCGCGGCATCGAGATCGTTGCGACCTACGCAGACGAGGGTAAGAGCGGGCTGCGCATCGACGGACGCCAAGCGCTGCAGCGCCTGATTCATGACGTGGAGAACAAGCGCGCCGACTTCCAGATCATCCTCGTCTACGACGTCAGCCGCTGGGGACGCTTCCAGGACGCCGACGAGAGCGCGTACTACGAGTACATCTGCCGGCGTGCTGGTATCCAAGTCGCCTACTGCGCCGAACAGTTCGAGAACGACGGCTCGCCGGTGTCGACGATCGTCAAGGGTGTCAAGCGGGCGATGGCTGGCGAGTACAGCCGCGAGCTCTCGGCAAAAGTGTTTGCTGGCCAGTGCCGACTGATCGAGCTGGGTTTTCGTCAGGGCGGGCCAGCCGGGTACGGCCTGCGCCGCACGCTGGTTGATGTACAGGGGGCGGCTAAGACGGAGCTCTCCCGCGGGGAGCAGAAGAGCCTGCAGACCGACCGCGTCATCCTGACGCCCGGCCCCGAAGAAGAGGTTCGGATCGTCAACCAGATCTACCGCTGGTTCATTGACGACGGTCTGGTTGAATCGGAGATCGCTGGCCGGCTCAACGGCATGCGCTTGCGCACGGACCTCGGCCGCGAGTGGACCCGGGCAACGGTGCACGAGGTGCTGACCAACGAGAAGTACGTCGGCCACAACATCTACAACCGGGTCTCGTTCAAGCTGAAGAAGGTGCGGGTGGTGAATCCGCCCGACATGTGGATCCGGCGGGAGGGCGCGTTCACCGGCATCGTGCCGCCCGACGTGTTCTACACCGCCCAGGGGATCATCCGGGCACGGGCGCGTCGCTACACCGACGAGGAGCTGATCGAACGGTTGCGCGGTCTGTATCGCAACCGCGGCTTCCTGTCCGGACTGGTGATCAACGAGGCCGAAGGCATGCCCTGCGCCGCTGTCTATGCGCACCGCTTCGGCAGCCTCGTCCGTGCCTATCAGCTGGTGGGCTATACACCCGACCGCGACTACCGATACGTGGAGATCAACCGCCAGCTGCGCCGCATGCACCCTGACCTGGTGCAGCAGATCGAGCGCGAGATCGCCAACCTCGGCGGCTCCTTCGAGCGAGACCCGGCCACCGACGTGCTGTGGGTGAACCGCGAGTTCACGGTGTCCATCGTCCTTGCACGGTGCCACGCCGTCGACAGTGGCCACAACCGTTGGAAGATTCGACTCGACACCAGCCTCGCGCCGGACATCTCCGTGGCGGCCCGGCTCGATGACGGCAACCAGGCAGTGCGGGACTTCTACCTCCTCCCGCGGGTTGACTTCGGCCCGTCGCGCATCAGCCTTGCCGAGCAGAACACCGCTGAGCTCGAGAGTTATCGCTTCGAGACGCTCGACTACCTCTATGGAATGGCCGCCCGGGCGCGGCTGCGGGTGGCGGCGTGA
- a CDS encoding plasmid partitioning protein RepB C-terminal domain-containing protein, whose amino-acid sequence MTGVALGFVPAPLVVPLDRILPSRKVPAGLATSRKFRQIRASIQEIGLIEPLSVAAMDAGTGQHLLLDGHVRLVVLRDLGQEDAPCLVATDDEAYTYNNRINRLSTIQEHYMIRRAIDRGVSPERLASALSVDVSHIAKKVNLLDGICPEAVELFKDRQFSAELGRVIRKMKPTRQVECAELMISANNLTVAYAEALLVATSASALVDGMRPRKVSGVTPEQMARMEREMANLQGQYRLVEQSYGQDVLNLVLARGYLAKLLENAKVAKYLKQQQPEMLEQFAAIVEATALE is encoded by the coding sequence ATGACTGGTGTTGCCTTGGGTTTTGTGCCGGCGCCGCTGGTGGTGCCGTTGGATCGGATCCTGCCTTCGCGCAAGGTGCCGGCTGGTCTGGCGACGTCGCGGAAGTTCAGGCAGATCCGGGCGTCAATCCAGGAGATCGGGCTGATTGAGCCGCTCTCCGTTGCGGCGATGGACGCCGGCACGGGCCAGCACCTTCTACTAGACGGGCACGTGCGGCTGGTGGTGCTGCGCGACCTGGGGCAGGAGGACGCACCCTGCTTGGTCGCCACCGACGACGAGGCTTACACCTACAACAACCGGATCAACCGCCTGTCGACGATCCAGGAGCACTACATGATCCGACGCGCGATCGATCGGGGTGTCTCACCCGAACGGTTGGCCAGCGCGCTCAGTGTGGACGTGAGCCATATCGCCAAGAAGGTGAACCTCCTGGACGGGATCTGCCCGGAGGCTGTCGAGCTCTTCAAGGACCGGCAGTTCTCGGCTGAGCTGGGCCGGGTGATCCGCAAGATGAAGCCGACGCGCCAGGTGGAGTGCGCGGAGTTGATGATTTCCGCGAACAACCTCACTGTGGCCTATGCCGAGGCGCTGCTTGTCGCGACTTCAGCGTCGGCCTTGGTGGACGGAATGCGGCCACGGAAAGTGAGCGGCGTGACGCCCGAGCAGATGGCGCGCATGGAGCGCGAGATGGCGAACCTGCAGGGCCAGTATCGGTTGGTCGAGCAGTCGTACGGGCAGGACGTGTTAAACCTTGTCTTGGCCAGGGGCTACCTCGCCAAGCTTCTTGAGAACGCGAAGGTGGCGAAGTACCTGAAGCAGCAGCAGCCGGAGATGTTGGAGCAGTTTGCGGCGATCGTGGAAGCCACAGCGCTGGAGTAG
- a CDS encoding HNH endonuclease — MDSDERQSLMRIAAFGQVRRLLETHDQLTATDLGAGFTFEGERVPLVNPQRGIFKPQQMQHLLSIKTVFPKAGAKVWYDDQRHVHRQIYEGEETIDYAFMGTDPDVAENRWLREAMEQQVPIIYFLGVSPGRYQPVVPAFIVGWDAQASKAKVAFGDPLSLAAKPPGDRAERRYALRMVQQRLHQASFRDAVITAYRGRCALSGLPEPLLLDAAHIVADMDERLGQPIVPNGIPLSKIHHAAFDAHLIGVDPDYRVHVSERLLGQNDGPMLEALKRLHRGELHLPSRSQDRPDRERLARRFELFKAAA; from the coding sequence ATGGACTCGGACGAACGTCAGTCGCTGATGCGCATCGCTGCGTTCGGCCAAGTCCGACGTCTACTCGAGACTCACGACCAACTGACGGCCACCGACCTGGGCGCCGGGTTCACCTTCGAGGGCGAGCGTGTGCCGCTCGTGAACCCGCAACGCGGCATCTTCAAGCCGCAGCAGATGCAGCACCTGCTGTCGATCAAGACGGTGTTCCCAAAAGCTGGCGCCAAGGTCTGGTACGACGACCAGAGGCACGTCCACCGCCAGATCTACGAGGGTGAAGAGACGATCGACTACGCGTTCATGGGCACCGACCCCGACGTGGCCGAGAACCGCTGGCTGCGCGAGGCGATGGAGCAGCAGGTGCCAATCATCTACTTCCTCGGTGTGTCACCCGGGCGCTACCAGCCGGTCGTGCCGGCGTTCATCGTGGGTTGGGACGCGCAGGCATCCAAGGCGAAGGTGGCGTTCGGTGACCCGTTGTCCCTGGCTGCCAAGCCCCCGGGGGACCGTGCTGAACGTCGGTACGCGCTGCGCATGGTGCAGCAGCGCTTGCATCAGGCCTCGTTCCGCGACGCGGTTATCACCGCCTATCGTGGGCGGTGTGCGCTGTCAGGCTTGCCAGAGCCGCTGTTGCTGGATGCGGCTCACATCGTGGCTGACATGGACGAGCGGCTTGGGCAGCCGATCGTCCCGAATGGCATTCCGCTCTCGAAGATCCATCATGCGGCCTTCGACGCGCACCTTATTGGGGTCGACCCGGATTATCGCGTGCATGTTTCGGAGCGGCTACTTGGGCAGAACGACGGTCCCATGCTCGAGGCTTTGAAGCGACTTCACCGCGGCGAGCTGCACTTGCCTTCCCGATCCCAGGACCGACCTGATCGCGAACGCTTGGCACGTCGGTTTGAGCTTTTCAAGGCAGCGGCATAG
- a CDS encoding ParB/RepB/Spo0J family partition protein — protein sequence MSADRQQELRQIPIDRIEVLNPRERNSRAFGEIVGNIKTIGLKKPIVVTPRRGPNGDERYLLVCGEGRMKAFKALGEATIPALVVVVGDEDAFIMSLTENIARRQWRPLELLAGIQQLRDRGYTPKQIATKTGLTLSYVQGILTLIQRGEQRLLVAVEKGDLPLNAALSIVGAGDDNKAVQTALQDAYEAGTLRGRRLIDARRVLERRAVLGRSVGKCMPRKAADVTTSSLVRTYQKEVERQKAMVRKATFAQQRLLFAVSALQQLFQDENFVNLLRAEGLDTLPKYLAERVWTDGRRA from the coding sequence GTGAGCGCAGATCGCCAGCAGGAGCTTCGACAGATCCCGATCGATCGCATCGAGGTGCTCAACCCGCGCGAGCGCAACAGCCGGGCCTTTGGGGAGATCGTCGGCAACATCAAGACCATCGGGTTGAAGAAGCCGATCGTCGTGACACCGCGGCGTGGGCCTAATGGCGACGAACGCTACCTGCTCGTGTGCGGCGAGGGGCGCATGAAGGCCTTCAAGGCGCTGGGCGAGGCGACGATTCCTGCGCTGGTCGTTGTCGTCGGCGACGAAGACGCGTTCATCATGAGCTTGACTGAAAACATCGCGCGGCGGCAGTGGCGGCCGCTGGAGTTGCTCGCCGGCATCCAGCAGCTCCGAGATCGGGGGTACACGCCGAAGCAGATCGCCACCAAAACCGGGCTAACGCTGAGCTATGTCCAAGGCATCCTCACGTTGATCCAGCGAGGTGAGCAGCGACTGCTGGTCGCCGTCGAGAAGGGTGACCTGCCACTGAATGCGGCTCTATCCATCGTCGGCGCAGGCGACGACAACAAAGCCGTGCAGACCGCACTGCAGGACGCCTACGAGGCGGGCACGCTACGGGGGCGCAGACTGATCGACGCTCGGCGTGTGCTTGAGCGGCGTGCCGTCCTCGGGCGATCGGTCGGCAAGTGCATGCCGCGCAAGGCCGCAGACGTGACGACCTCGAGCCTGGTACGCACCTATCAGAAGGAGGTCGAGCGACAGAAGGCTATGGTGCGAAAGGCGACGTTCGCACAGCAACGACTGCTCTTCGCGGTGAGTGCGTTGCAGCAACTCTTTCAGGACGAGAACTTCGTCAACTTGCTCCGGGCCGAGGGGCTGGACACCCTGCCGAAGTACCTCGCCGAGCGGGTGTGGACCGACGGGCGGCGGGCATGA
- a CDS encoding replicative DNA helicase, translated as MSLDASARELLTDLIDRLSDRHDRGQTQDPSGLPTGFRELDQLTTGMHRGDLIVIAGRPSIGKSALALNVATHVAIQQGTPVLIFSMEMDGRHVMDRLVSSISRVDLQRVRMAQLSDDDWSHAIEAFNLLSDAPLVIDDTPSLSVNELIARANKRADAMGRLGLVVVDYMQLMAGGLTSNIETRAGQVGEISRGLKRLARELGCPVVALSQLGRSPASRSDKRPTLADLRDSGAIECDADVIVLLYRDDYTRAASMCTGLTEIIVGKQRNGPTGTVRLMFVGPLTTFESLAAPYGSSRG; from the coding sequence ATGTCGCTCGATGCCTCCGCACGGGAGCTCTTGACCGACCTCATCGATCGGCTGTCGGATCGGCACGATCGCGGACAGACGCAAGATCCATCTGGCTTGCCAACCGGGTTCCGCGAACTCGACCAACTCACGACGGGTATGCACCGGGGAGATCTCATCGTGATCGCCGGTCGTCCGTCGATCGGGAAGAGCGCGCTTGCACTGAACGTTGCCACCCACGTAGCCATCCAGCAGGGGACCCCAGTCCTCATCTTCTCAATGGAAATGGACGGCCGCCATGTCATGGACCGACTCGTCAGCTCGATCAGTCGAGTCGATCTGCAACGAGTGAGAATGGCACAGCTTAGCGATGACGACTGGAGTCATGCAATCGAAGCCTTCAATCTGCTGTCCGACGCCCCCCTTGTCATCGATGACACGCCGTCGCTGTCAGTCAACGAATTGATCGCACGGGCGAACAAACGCGCAGACGCAATGGGGCGGCTCGGCCTAGTTGTCGTTGACTACATGCAACTCATGGCCGGAGGACTCACTTCCAACATCGAGACACGGGCTGGCCAAGTCGGAGAGATCTCGAGGGGCTTGAAGCGACTTGCTCGAGAACTCGGTTGTCCCGTGGTCGCGTTGTCGCAACTAGGAAGATCTCCCGCGTCGCGCTCCGACAAACGCCCTACTTTGGCAGACTTGCGCGACTCAGGAGCCATTGAATGCGACGCCGACGTCATCGTCCTTCTATACCGCGACGACTACACACGGGCGGCCAGCATGTGCACAGGACTGACCGAAATCATCGTTGGTAAGCAGCGCAACGGACCGACTGGAACGGTACGGCTGATGTTCGTGGGGCCCCTGACAACGTTTGAAAGCCTCGCCGCGCCTTACGGCTCGAGTCGTGGATGA
- a CDS encoding deoxycytidylate deaminase, translated as MHNTPLIDWHSMFMGVAMLAAARSKDARKRNGACIASADNKILGVGYNGLPRGCDDDDPSYWADVDDDPVQSRHSYIVHAEVNAILNCVVLPLTGSTIYTTQFPCPRCVQSIIQVGIKRVVFLDKKTHQVALNSASDKMLVDAGIEVLSLEELESTASRWCEKLDEFVRTTGQEMPVATAPLPPSGI; from the coding sequence ATGCACAACACCCCGCTGATTGACTGGCACTCGATGTTCATGGGCGTCGCCATGCTCGCGGCTGCTCGGTCCAAGGACGCGAGGAAGCGGAACGGAGCCTGCATCGCGAGCGCCGACAACAAGATTCTTGGCGTCGGCTATAACGGGCTGCCCCGCGGGTGCGACGATGACGACCCTTCGTACTGGGCGGACGTCGACGACGATCCCGTTCAGTCTCGACATAGCTACATCGTCCATGCTGAAGTGAACGCAATACTCAACTGCGTGGTTCTTCCGCTGACGGGAAGTACGATCTACACGACGCAGTTCCCCTGCCCGAGGTGCGTACAGTCGATCATTCAGGTGGGTATCAAGCGGGTAGTCTTCTTGGACAAGAAGACTCATCAAGTCGCACTCAACAGTGCCTCGGACAAGATGCTCGTAGACGCAGGCATCGAAGTCTTGTCCTTGGAAGAACTGGAGTCGACAGCAAGCCGATGGTGCGAGAAGCTCGACGAGTTTGTTCGAACTACAGGGCAGGAGATGCCTGTCGCGACTGCTCCTCTGCCTCCGAGCGGGATTTAG
- a CDS encoding class I SAM-dependent methyltransferase: MNNLEQSIERKGVPVVAATDAFYRENAQSYFDRTFGLSMVHLYRPFLEAVGEHGRILDVGSGSGRDVKAFRALGYDAFGIEASPELATLASRHVGPYFTVARAESFETNERFDAIWACASLLHLRRSELYGTIRSLRDLLRPGGVFFATVQVGVGDQVQSDGRRYTYYSAAEFEDAITESGLQVLRSWESKDVMRPDGPLWINVLARRGAEPSR; this comes from the coding sequence ATGAACAATCTCGAGCAGTCCATCGAACGAAAAGGCGTGCCGGTAGTGGCAGCGACAGACGCCTTCTACCGGGAGAACGCGCAGTCGTACTTCGACCGGACCTTCGGTCTTTCCATGGTCCATCTCTATCGCCCGTTCTTGGAGGCGGTCGGCGAGCATGGCCGGATCTTGGACGTTGGATCCGGTTCAGGCCGTGACGTCAAAGCCTTTCGGGCATTGGGTTACGACGCCTTCGGTATCGAGGCGTCGCCGGAACTTGCCACCCTAGCGTCGCGCCACGTAGGGCCGTACTTCACGGTCGCGCGCGCGGAGTCCTTCGAGACGAACGAGCGGTTCGATGCAATCTGGGCATGCGCTTCGCTTTTGCATTTGCGTCGTTCAGAGCTTTACGGAACCATCAGAAGCTTGCGAGATCTGCTCAGACCCGGTGGAGTCTTCTTCGCAACAGTCCAAGTCGGCGTCGGCGACCAAGTGCAATCGGACGGGCGCCGATACACGTACTACAGCGCTGCAGAGTTCGAGGATGCGATCACGGAAAGCGGTCTTCAGGTGCTCCGGTCCTGGGAAAGCAAGGATGTGATGCGGCCGGACGGTCCGCTATGGATCAACGTCCTCGCTCGCCGTGGAGCTGAACCGTCCCGCTAA